The proteins below are encoded in one region of Flavobacterium sp. IMCC34852:
- a CDS encoding triple tyrosine motif-containing protein: MFQHKAPLKTILISLLFVIQLTAQELPPIVKYESTVYGAGNQNWMVAQDHNQFIYFANNEGLLEFNGSNWSLYKSPNETIMRSVKVVNDRIYTGCYMEFGFWKRYANGNLKYTSLSKKIKSKLIEDEHFWNIINLDKWVLFQSFKRIYVYNSKDDSFQFIDNHHYIFKCYKINNSVYFQTVGKGLYEVVNGKSILICDDERIKTNRIVEIYKHKDGLLFQTERAGVFKLEDKTLTPFYFESDSELKPNSIFCAKMLSDGGFALGTISNGIYILDKQGKIKHHITQNSGLGNNTILSLNEDADNNLWLGLDNGIDCINLQSPIKSYKDDSGFLGTVYASIKFKDKIYVGTNQGLFCKSVGINESFRLVNGTKGQVWTLFEHDNQLFCGHDLGTFLIGPTNISLIYKQSGTWKFNSPPNNPNLILQGNYNGISVIEKKGNNWVFRNKIDGFDISSRYFELTNKNEIYVGHEYKGVIRVLSTDNYFSAKKFDVLKTPSKGKHISLTKYNGTIFYGGRSGIFKLDLKTGQFVKDISLSSVLNNDEYVSGKLNVDKSNKMWFFTKNYIYYFTSGNFDKELKKHKIPIPITIINPMIGYENITQISDNEYFVGKTDGYFIINLTDFKVKSHNIIMTSVSVNKLGGSLVNLPISQPGELSHDENNLIFNYTIPQYNRFIDVEYQYMLEGQRGQWSEWSTKPSINFKNLEPGDFVFKVRAKIANSSPENIVEYRFTVLKPWYLTNLAWFIYALLLIAMAYYINKAYRNYYRKNEEKLIEENNLLLEINALENEQQLMKLKNEQLSHDVDSKNRELAVSKMSLIKKTELLNIIKEDLKKSSDENSGRNIKSVISTINRNITQDNSWDVFKEAFDNVDNDFLKKIKALHPSLTPSDLKLCAYLRINLSSKEIAPILNISIRSMEIKRYRLRKKLNLSHDEGLADYILSI, from the coding sequence ATGTTTCAACATAAGGCACCTTTAAAAACAATTTTGATTTCACTACTGTTTGTTATCCAACTCACAGCTCAGGAATTACCTCCAATTGTAAAATATGAATCAACAGTTTATGGTGCTGGTAATCAAAACTGGATGGTTGCTCAGGACCACAATCAGTTTATTTATTTTGCTAACAACGAAGGATTACTTGAATTTAATGGTTCAAATTGGTCTCTTTATAAATCACCAAATGAGACCATTATGCGCTCTGTAAAAGTTGTTAATGATAGAATTTATACCGGTTGCTACATGGAGTTTGGTTTTTGGAAAAGATATGCCAATGGTAATTTGAAGTATACATCATTAAGTAAAAAAATAAAAAGTAAATTAATTGAAGACGAACATTTTTGGAACATTATTAATTTAGATAAATGGGTTTTATTCCAATCGTTTAAACGAATTTATGTTTATAATTCAAAAGACGACAGTTTTCAGTTTATTGACAATCATCACTATATTTTCAAATGTTATAAGATTAACAATTCTGTTTATTTTCAGACTGTTGGTAAAGGATTGTATGAAGTGGTTAATGGCAAAAGTATATTGATATGTGATGATGAGAGGATAAAAACCAATAGAATTGTTGAAATATACAAGCACAAAGACGGATTGCTGTTTCAGACAGAAAGAGCCGGTGTTTTCAAGTTGGAAGATAAAACACTAACTCCTTTTTATTTTGAATCGGATAGCGAATTGAAGCCTAATTCAATTTTTTGTGCCAAAATGTTGTCAGATGGTGGTTTTGCATTGGGAACCATATCAAACGGTATCTATATTCTTGATAAACAAGGTAAAATAAAACACCATATAACGCAGAATAGTGGTTTAGGAAATAATACGATACTATCGTTGAATGAAGATGCTGACAATAATTTATGGTTGGGATTGGATAACGGGATTGATTGTATCAATCTTCAGTCGCCTATTAAAAGTTATAAAGATGATTCTGGATTTTTAGGCACTGTTTACGCTTCAATTAAATTTAAAGATAAGATTTATGTTGGCACCAATCAAGGTTTGTTTTGTAAAAGTGTAGGAATCAATGAAAGCTTTCGTTTGGTTAATGGAACGAAAGGACAAGTTTGGACACTCTTTGAGCATGATAATCAATTATTTTGCGGCCATGATTTAGGTACTTTTTTAATTGGTCCAACAAACATTAGCTTAATTTATAAACAATCTGGGACATGGAAATTTAATAGTCCACCTAATAATCCAAATTTGATTTTACAAGGAAATTATAACGGTATTTCGGTTATAGAGAAAAAAGGGAATAATTGGGTTTTTAGAAATAAAATCGATGGATTTGATATTTCATCGCGCTATTTTGAATTGACAAATAAAAACGAAATCTATGTTGGGCACGAATATAAAGGCGTTATAAGAGTATTGTCAACAGATAATTATTTTAGTGCCAAAAAATTTGATGTATTAAAAACACCAAGTAAAGGTAAACACATTAGTTTAACCAAATATAATGGTACAATATTTTACGGAGGTAGGAGTGGAATATTTAAACTAGATTTAAAAACAGGTCAATTTGTAAAAGACATTAGTTTGAGCAGTGTCTTAAATAATGATGAGTATGTTTCAGGTAAACTCAATGTCGATAAGTCAAATAAAATGTGGTTTTTTACCAAAAACTACATTTACTATTTTACTTCAGGAAATTTTGATAAAGAGCTAAAAAAACACAAAATCCCTATTCCAATTACTATAATCAATCCTATGATTGGATATGAAAATATAACACAAATATCTGATAATGAATATTTTGTTGGAAAAACAGACGGCTATTTTATTATTAACTTGACCGATTTTAAAGTTAAAAGTCATAATATCATAATGACAAGTGTAAGTGTTAATAAATTAGGCGGGTCACTTGTTAATCTTCCCATTTCTCAACCCGGAGAATTGTCACATGATGAAAACAATCTTATTTTCAATTACACTATTCCGCAATACAATCGATTTATTGATGTGGAATACCAATACATGCTTGAAGGGCAACGGGGACAATGGAGTGAATGGAGCACTAAGCCAAGTATCAACTTTAAAAATCTTGAACCTGGAGATTTTGTATTTAAGGTTAGAGCTAAAATTGCCAACTCTTCTCCAGAAAATATTGTAGAATATAGATTTACCGTATTGAAGCCATGGTATTTAACAAATTTGGCTTGGTTCATTTATGCTTTATTGCTTATAGCAATGGCTTATTATATTAATAAAGCTTATAGAAATTACTATAGAAAAAATGAAGAAAAACTTATTGAAGAAAATAATTTGTTATTGGAAATCAATGCTTTAGAAAACGAACAGCAATTAATGAAACTCAAAAACGAGCAACTTTCTCACGATGTAGATTCCAAAAACAGAGAATTAGCTGTTTCTAAAATGAGTTTAATTAAGAAAACAGAATTACTAAATATTATTAAAGAAGATTTGAAGAAATCTTCTGACGAGAATAGTGGTAGAAATATAAAATCTGTAATTTCTACTATTAATAGAAACATTACTCAAGATAATTCTTGGGATGTTTTTAAAGAAGCATTTGATAATGTAGACAATGATTTCCTTAAAAAAATAAAAGCATTACATCCTAGTTTGACACCAAGTGATTTGAAACTTTGTGCCTATTTAAGGATCAATTTATCCTCAAAGGAGATTGCGCCCATTTTGAATATTTCTATACGAAGTATGGAGATAAAACGATATCGTTTGCGTAAAAAACTCAATTTATCGCATGATGAAGGTTTAGCCGACTACATTTTGAGTATTTAA
- a CDS encoding M28 family peptidase, protein MKNLLFSLSFLFLISNGYGQTYVPFYGTVVEQVSETNVLTNLTEFENLGIKRRGTTALQNTLDWLKAEYLSYGYTAAQIQEYSFTNAGTTCKNLVVTKVGTLYPDKFVIICGHYDTITGKGTNDNGSGVVTIFEVARLLQNIPTEYSIKFINFSGEEDGLVGSQNFVSSVVNATNPKMDIRLVFNIDEVGGRADMTNDTITCERDTGSPTSNNAASNAFTNQLITCTQLYSPLNTYLSYAYASDYMPFEDNNEVITGFFERNETPHRHTSTDLLVNMDPHYVYNIAKAATGAMLNFAVASTTLATNDLSNEYQVSFYPSPAKDFLNISLGTLTDSHYTFTLVDLQGKSVINKQIENAQLIETVSLTGLSKGIYLAVLETAKNRISKKIIIE, encoded by the coding sequence ATGAAAAACCTACTATTTTCATTATCCTTTTTGTTCTTAATATCAAATGGCTATGGTCAAACTTATGTGCCTTTTTACGGAACTGTAGTTGAACAAGTTTCAGAAACTAATGTTTTGACCAACCTAACCGAATTTGAAAATTTAGGCATAAAAAGGAGAGGAACAACCGCTTTGCAAAACACACTCGACTGGTTGAAAGCCGAATATTTAAGTTACGGTTATACGGCTGCACAAATACAAGAATACAGCTTTACAAACGCCGGTACGACTTGTAAAAATTTAGTGGTGACTAAAGTGGGAACACTTTATCCCGATAAGTTTGTGATTATTTGCGGACATTATGATACCATAACCGGAAAAGGAACCAATGACAACGGAAGCGGTGTAGTTACTATTTTTGAAGTCGCACGGTTGTTGCAAAATATTCCAACAGAATATTCGATAAAATTTATCAATTTCAGTGGTGAAGAAGATGGTTTGGTGGGAAGCCAAAACTTTGTTTCTTCAGTAGTCAATGCCACGAATCCTAAAATGGATATTCGTTTGGTTTTTAATATTGATGAAGTAGGCGGAAGAGCTGATATGACCAATGATACCATTACTTGTGAGCGAGATACCGGAAGCCCAACGTCCAATAATGCCGCATCCAATGCTTTCACCAACCAGTTGATTACTTGTACCCAATTGTATTCTCCTTTAAACACTTATTTGTCTTATGCTTATGCTTCAGATTATATGCCGTTTGAAGATAACAATGAAGTGATTACCGGTTTTTTTGAAAGAAATGAAACGCCGCATCGCCACACTTCAACCGATTTATTGGTCAATATGGATCCGCATTATGTTTATAACATTGCCAAAGCCGCTACCGGTGCGATGTTGAATTTTGCTGTGGCTTCCACAACATTGGCAACTAATGATTTGTCCAATGAGTATCAAGTGAGTTTTTATCCGAGTCCGGCCAAGGATTTTTTGAATATTAGTTTAGGAACATTAACCGATAGCCATTATACTTTTACATTGGTCGATTTACAAGGAAAAAGTGTTATCAATAAACAAATTGAAAATGCACAACTCATAGAAACTGTTTCTTTAACAGGATTGTCAAAAGGAATATATTTGGCAGTTTTGGAAACAGCGAAGAATAGGATATCCAAAAAAATAATAATAGAATAA
- the uvrA gene encoding excinuclease ABC subunit UvrA yields MKSTEIATLEPKKNILIKGAQIHNLKDLDVVIPRNELVVITGLSGSGKSSLAFDTLYAEGQRRYVESLSSYARQFLGRLDKPKVEYIKGIAPAIAIEQKVNTTNARSTVGTSTEIYDYLKLLFARIGKTFSPISGNEVKKDTVTDVVNAVKQFDLNSKWLLLSPIHLEKGRQLEDKLKVLLQQGFARILVDNEMVRLDQIDQHSLDNKDILLIIDRIVLSAETSEDEDFYNRLADAVQTAFFEGKGICYLQELETNKRLEFSSNFELDGMTFLEPNIHLFSFNNPYGACPTCEGYGNIIGIDEELVIPNTSLSIFENAIFPWRGESMSWYRDQLVNHAYKFDFPIHKPYFELTEAQKDLVWKGNNFFTGLDDFFQELEEKNYKIQNRVMLSRYRGKTKCSTCKGKRLRKEANYITVGGITISELVDMSIKRLIPFFSDLKLSDYDAKVAKRLLIEINNRLAFLSDVGLDYLTLNRNSATLSGGESQRINLATSLGSSLVGSMYILDEPSIGLHPKDTERLIKVLKNLRDLGNTVIVVEHDEDIMKAADRIIDIGPEAGTFGGELVAEGTFDEILHADSLTAKYLNGQLKISVPKKRRKSNNFIEIKGARENNLQNIDVAFPLESLTVITGVSGSGKSTLVKKILFPAMQKKLEGIGDKAGQFSELTGSFSHIKHIEYVDQNPIGRSSRSNPVTYIKAYDDIRDLYAKEKLSKVRGYQAKHFSFNVDGGRCETCKGEGSINVEMVFMADVSLPCDTCGGKRFKKEVLEVAFEGKNIDDILTMTIDDSIAFFSEHKQNKIIQKLQPLQDVGLGYVQLGQSSSTLSGGEAQRIKLASFLVKGVTKEKALFVFDEPTTGLHFHDIKKLLASFDALIEKGHSIIVIEHNLDLIKCADWIIDLGPEGGENGGQLLAFGTPEELVKNKKSITAEYLKDKL; encoded by the coding sequence ATGAAAAGTACAGAAATTGCTACACTAGAACCCAAGAAAAACATCCTAATTAAAGGTGCTCAAATTCACAATCTTAAAGATTTAGATGTGGTCATACCTCGTAATGAATTGGTAGTTATAACCGGTTTGTCAGGTTCAGGAAAATCTAGTTTAGCCTTTGATACACTTTATGCAGAAGGACAACGTCGATATGTAGAAAGTTTGTCTTCATATGCACGTCAGTTTTTAGGCCGATTAGACAAACCTAAAGTAGAATATATCAAAGGCATTGCTCCTGCAATTGCTATTGAACAGAAAGTAAATACAACCAATGCACGTTCTACCGTTGGTACTTCCACAGAAATTTATGATTATTTGAAATTACTTTTCGCTAGAATTGGAAAAACTTTTTCTCCAATTTCTGGTAATGAAGTCAAAAAAGATACTGTTACTGATGTCGTAAATGCTGTTAAACAATTTGATCTAAACTCCAAATGGTTATTGCTTTCTCCTATTCATCTGGAAAAAGGAAGACAACTGGAAGACAAACTAAAAGTATTACTCCAACAGGGTTTTGCTCGTATTTTGGTTGATAATGAAATGGTTCGTTTGGATCAAATCGACCAACATTCTTTAGACAATAAAGACATTTTACTAATCATCGACAGGATTGTGCTTAGTGCTGAAACTTCTGAAGATGAAGACTTTTATAATCGTTTGGCCGATGCCGTTCAAACTGCTTTTTTTGAGGGTAAAGGAATTTGCTATTTGCAAGAATTGGAAACCAATAAGCGCTTAGAATTCAGCTCTAATTTTGAGTTGGACGGCATGACATTTTTAGAGCCTAACATTCATTTATTTAGTTTTAATAATCCATATGGCGCTTGCCCAACATGTGAAGGATATGGTAATATTATAGGTATCGATGAAGAATTGGTTATACCAAACACTTCACTTTCTATATTTGAAAATGCTATTTTCCCATGGCGTGGAGAAAGCATGAGTTGGTATCGTGATCAATTGGTTAACCATGCTTACAAATTTGATTTTCCTATTCACAAACCTTATTTTGAATTGACTGAAGCACAAAAAGATTTGGTTTGGAAAGGGAATAATTTTTTCACCGGTTTGGATGATTTTTTCCAAGAGTTAGAAGAAAAGAATTATAAAATACAAAACCGCGTCATGCTCTCACGCTATCGTGGAAAAACTAAATGTAGTACCTGTAAGGGAAAAAGATTAAGAAAAGAAGCCAATTATATTACTGTAGGTGGTATAACAATTTCGGAATTGGTTGATATGTCTATCAAAAGATTGATACCATTCTTTTCTGATTTGAAACTGTCGGATTACGATGCTAAAGTCGCTAAACGGCTTTTAATAGAAATCAATAACCGATTGGCCTTTTTAAGTGATGTTGGTCTCGATTATTTGACCTTGAACAGAAACTCTGCCACGCTTTCCGGCGGTGAATCACAACGAATTAACTTAGCGACTTCACTGGGAAGTAGTTTGGTTGGTTCAATGTATATTCTAGATGAACCAAGCATTGGTCTGCACCCAAAAGACACAGAGCGATTAATCAAAGTATTAAAAAATCTTCGCGATTTAGGTAATACCGTTATTGTGGTTGAACACGATGAAGATATCATGAAAGCGGCCGACAGAATCATCGATATTGGTCCGGAAGCCGGAACTTTTGGTGGTGAATTGGTCGCCGAAGGCACTTTTGATGAAATCTTGCACGCAGATTCATTAACCGCTAAATATTTAAACGGACAATTAAAGATTTCGGTTCCAAAAAAACGCAGGAAATCAAACAACTTCATCGAAATTAAAGGCGCACGCGAAAACAATTTGCAAAACATTGATGTAGCTTTTCCCTTGGAAAGTCTAACGGTAATTACCGGAGTTTCAGGAAGTGGAAAAAGTACGCTCGTCAAAAAGATTTTATTTCCGGCGATGCAAAAAAAGCTGGAAGGCATCGGTGACAAAGCCGGACAGTTCAGCGAATTGACCGGAAGTTTTTCACACATTAAACACATCGAATACGTAGACCAAAACCCAATTGGAAGAAGTTCACGCTCGAATCCGGTGACTTATATCAAGGCTTATGATGACATTCGTGATTTGTATGCCAAGGAAAAACTCTCTAAAGTTAGAGGTTATCAAGCCAAGCATTTCTCTTTCAATGTTGACGGCGGAAGATGTGAAACTTGTAAAGGTGAAGGTTCTATAAATGTAGAAATGGTATTCATGGCCGACGTTTCTTTACCTTGTGATACTTGTGGTGGTAAACGCTTTAAAAAGGAAGTTTTAGAAGTTGCTTTTGAAGGCAAAAACATTGATGATATCCTAACGATGACCATCGATGATTCAATTGCATTTTTTTCAGAGCACAAGCAAAATAAAATCATTCAAAAACTGCAACCTTTACAAGATGTTGGTTTAGGCTATGTACAATTGGGACAATCTTCTTCTACCCTTTCAGGCGGAGAAGCGCAGCGTATTAAGTTGGCTTCATTTTTAGTAAAAGGTGTAACCAAAGAAAAAGCATTATTTGTTTTTGACGAACCCACGACCGGATTGCATTTCCATGACATCAAAAAACTATTAGCTTCGTTTGATGCTTTGATTGAAAAAGGACACTCGATTATAGTGATTGAGCATAATCTCGACTTAATCAAATGTGCCGATTGGATTATTGATTTAGGTCCGGAAGGTGGAGAAAACGGTGGTCAATTATTGGCCTTCGGAACTCCGGAAGAGCTTGTGAAAAATAAAAAATCAATTACTGCCGAATACCTAAAAGACAAACTATAA
- a CDS encoding SusC/RagA family TonB-linked outer membrane protein, translating to MFFAFIVSAQAQKTVTGTVNSGGLPLPGANVKAKGTSVETSADIDGKFTINVSNDVTTLIVSYIGYTTKEVAITSGNMIVELEEQSNNLEEVVINVGYGTQKKSVVTGAISKVTAKDLENVPNGRVEQALQGRTAGVTIAMNAGQPGAGSTVRVRGITTLNDNNPLWVIDGVAVDPGALGALNQSDIESIEVLKDAASAAIYGAQSAAGVILVTTKKGKSGKLTVNYNGFEGVSSPERTLNLLNATQYGAIMNERYVNGGGIGNIPYPDLGILGKGTDWQKAIFNDNARRYLHEVSLSGGGEVSNYYFSFGTQSQEGIVMPEISSYQKKNIRLNSTHKVKDWLTIGQTIGYTHQKSVGIGNTNSEYGGPLASAINLDPITPIIETDPILANGVTYSNPYVIRDGNGNPYGISSVVGQEMTNPLAYAKTRGGQYNWSDDFIGNVFAEVKLMKDLKLRSTLGAKLAYWGGQGFTPLFYLSPTVNNTTLNNISRIENRAFNWNTENTLTYSKSIKEHNFTVLLGQGAYKNNEFYKVTSATHFGLSTNDYTEASFNDGTVTQDNKVGYAYDVPAVITTSIFGRLSYDYKEKYLFSGLIRRDGSSQFGPNNKYGTFPSLSLGWVPTKEEFWKENKILNSLKLRFSYGVTGNSRIPNFAYQAIIEGGRNYSFGSNGVVTSGSTPGRIANPELKWEETTQTNLGFDAKLLNDFTFTFDWYKKKTSGILLDPELPGYVGNEAPPFQNIGEMNNTGLEFELGYKKRIKDFNLSVNANLATIKNEVDYLGPVAYYNGPGFQSMGPVTRTQVGQAYNSFYGYQTAGIFQNQEEINAYTNASGGLIQPNAVPGDFRWKDVNGDGTITADDKKFLGSPLPKMTFGFTVNMDYKGFDMMIFAQGAAGNKIFQGLRRLDIGNANYSTEVLSRWTGEGTSNSYPRLSSSDNNGNFTNMSDFYLEDGDYLRFKVVQLGYTLPATMVNKIGMQKVRLYITGENLLTLTKYTGYDPEIGGDVFGIDRGYYPQARTFMFGANLQF from the coding sequence ATGTTTTTTGCCTTTATTGTATCAGCTCAGGCTCAAAAAACAGTAACCGGAACTGTTAACTCAGGAGGATTACCTTTGCCGGGAGCAAATGTTAAGGCAAAAGGGACATCGGTTGAAACTTCTGCCGATATTGATGGTAAATTTACCATTAATGTATCCAATGATGTGACCACTTTAATAGTGTCATATATTGGTTATACCACCAAAGAAGTTGCTATAACAAGTGGTAACATGATTGTTGAACTTGAAGAGCAAAGTAACAACTTAGAGGAGGTTGTTATCAACGTGGGGTATGGTACCCAAAAGAAAAGTGTAGTAACTGGAGCAATTTCTAAAGTAACAGCCAAAGATTTAGAAAATGTCCCTAATGGTAGAGTTGAGCAAGCTTTACAAGGAAGAACAGCGGGAGTTACCATTGCGATGAACGCCGGACAACCTGGAGCAGGTTCAACAGTTAGAGTAAGAGGTATTACCACGCTTAATGACAATAATCCTTTATGGGTTATTGATGGAGTTGCAGTTGATCCCGGTGCTTTAGGGGCATTGAACCAATCTGACATCGAATCTATTGAAGTTCTAAAAGATGCTGCGAGTGCGGCTATTTATGGAGCACAATCTGCAGCAGGGGTTATATTAGTAACTACTAAAAAAGGAAAGTCTGGGAAACTAACTGTAAATTATAATGGTTTTGAAGGAGTTTCATCCCCTGAAAGAACATTAAATTTGTTAAACGCTACTCAATATGGTGCAATCATGAATGAGCGCTATGTAAATGGAGGCGGAATCGGAAACATACCTTACCCTGATTTGGGTATTTTAGGTAAAGGAACTGATTGGCAAAAAGCCATTTTTAATGATAATGCTCGTCGTTATTTACATGAAGTGAGTTTGTCTGGTGGTGGCGAAGTTTCTAATTATTACTTTTCATTTGGTACGCAAAGTCAAGAAGGTATTGTAATGCCAGAAATTTCAAGCTATCAGAAAAAAAATATTCGTTTAAATTCAACACACAAAGTTAAAGATTGGCTTACTATTGGACAAACCATAGGGTATACACATCAAAAATCTGTGGGTATTGGAAATACGAATAGTGAATATGGAGGGCCTTTGGCTTCAGCTATCAACTTAGATCCAATTACTCCAATTATTGAAACAGATCCAATTTTAGCTAATGGTGTTACATATAGTAATCCTTATGTAATTAGAGATGGAAATGGAAATCCTTATGGAATATCGAGTGTGGTTGGTCAAGAAATGACAAATCCTTTGGCTTATGCAAAAACAAGAGGTGGTCAATACAATTGGTCAGATGATTTCATCGGAAATGTTTTTGCTGAAGTTAAACTAATGAAAGATTTGAAATTAAGATCTACTTTAGGTGCTAAACTAGCTTATTGGGGAGGTCAAGGTTTTACCCCATTATTTTATTTGAGCCCAACAGTTAATAATACGACATTAAACAATATTTCAAGAATTGAAAATAGAGCGTTTAACTGGAATACTGAAAATACTTTAACTTATTCTAAAAGTATAAAAGAACACAACTTCACCGTTTTATTGGGTCAAGGAGCTTATAAAAATAATGAGTTCTACAAAGTAACCAGTGCTACACATTTCGGTTTAAGTACAAACGACTATACTGAAGCTTCTTTTAATGATGGCACTGTAACACAAGATAATAAAGTAGGATATGCTTATGATGTTCCTGCTGTAATTACTACTTCAATATTTGGACGTTTAAGTTATGACTACAAAGAAAAATATTTGTTTAGCGGATTGATTAGAAGAGACGGTTCTTCACAATTTGGCCCTAATAACAAATATGGAACATTCCCATCTCTATCTTTAGGTTGGGTTCCGACTAAAGAAGAATTTTGGAAAGAAAACAAAATTTTAAATTCACTTAAGTTGCGTTTTAGTTATGGTGTAACTGGAAACAGTAGAATTCCAAACTTTGCCTATCAAGCTATAATTGAAGGAGGACGAAACTACAGTTTTGGTAGTAATGGTGTAGTGACATCTGGTTCAACTCCGGGGAGAATTGCTAACCCAGAATTAAAATGGGAGGAAACGACACAAACAAATTTAGGTTTTGACGCCAAATTATTAAACGACTTTACTTTCACGTTTGATTGGTACAAAAAGAAAACTTCAGGTATTCTTCTAGATCCTGAATTACCGGGATATGTTGGAAATGAAGCACCACCATTCCAAAACATCGGAGAAATGAATAATACCGGTTTGGAATTTGAATTGGGCTATAAAAAAAGAATAAAAGATTTCAACTTATCTGTGAATGCCAACTTGGCTACTATTAAAAATGAAGTAGACTATTTAGGACCTGTAGCTTATTATAATGGTCCAGGATTCCAATCAATGGGTCCTGTAACCAGAACTCAAGTGGGTCAAGCTTATAATTCATTTTATGGATATCAAACGGCAGGTATTTTCCAAAATCAAGAAGAAATTAATGCATACACTAATGCATCTGGTGGTTTGATTCAGCCAAATGCTGTTCCCGGTGATTTCAGATGGAAAGATGTTAATGGTGACGGAACCATAACTGCAGATGATAAAAAATTCTTAGGCAGTCCACTACCTAAAATGACTTTTGGTTTTACTGTTAACATGGATTACAAAGGATTTGACATGATGATTTTTGCTCAAGGAGCTGCCGGAAACAAAATTTTCCAAGGATTACGTCGTTTAGATATCGGAAATGCTAACTATTCTACAGAAGTGTTGAGCAGATGGACAGGAGAAGGAACTTCCAATTCATATCCAAGATTATCTAGTAGTGATAATAATGGAAACTTTACAAACATGTCAGATTTTTATTTAGAAGATGGTGATTACCTTAGATTTAAAGTTGTTCAACTCGGATATACTTTACCTGCAACGATGGTCAATAAAATCGGAATGCAAAAAGTTCGCTTATATATTACCGGTGAAAACTTATTAACTTTAACTAAATATACTGGTTATGATCCGGAAATTGGAGGAGATGTTTTTGGTATCGATAGAGGATATTATCCACAAGCTCGTACTTTTATGTTTGGTGCTAACTTACAATTTTAA